From the Pirellulales bacterium genome, the window CGGCCAGCCGAAGCAATTGGTGATGCTGGGCGGTGAGACCTTGCTGCGGCGTCAGTGCCGACTCGCACTCGAAATTGGAATCGGACCCGTCGCGGTGATCTTAGGCTGCCGGGCAGATGCATGCGCGGCGACCATCGCCGATCTGCCTGTCGCTCGACACATCAACGTGCGTTGGGCGGAAGGCCTGGGAGCATCGATCCGCCAGGCGGCACAGGTGGCCATGGCCAGTGATGCCGCCGGATTCCTGTTGATGCACGTTGATCAATACCGACTGACCGCCACGGACTTGCATTTGCTAAGCGTCGCCTGGATCGATTCGCACTGCCTGAACGTCTGCGTAACCAAACACGG encodes:
- a CDS encoding NTP transferase domain-containing protein; the protein is MVNETACSASPTSIPGFGGGGSERRLLTVVLAAGASRRLGQPKQLVMLGGETLLRRQCRLALEIGIGPVAVILGCRADACAATIADLPVARHINVRWAEGLGASIRQAAQVAMASDAAGFLLMHVDQYRLTATDLHLLSVAWIDSHCLNVCVTKHG